The following coding sequences lie in one Pungitius pungitius chromosome 18, fPunPun2.1, whole genome shotgun sequence genomic window:
- the stom gene encoding erythrocyte band 7 integral membrane protein isoform X2 has protein sequence MDTDNEEVAMKDSRRRERRERQSALENSDSDIGLCGWLLVSLSILLMLVTLPLSVWMCIKIVKEYERAIIFRLGRILRGGAKGPGLFFILPCTDSFINVDMRTITFDIPPQEVLTKDSVTVSVDGVVYYRVQNATLAVANITNADAATRLLAQTTLRNVLGTKNLAEILSDREEIAHSMQSTLDDATDDWGIKVERVEIKDVKLPLQLQRAMAAEAEASREARAKVIAAEGEMNASRALKEASLVIAESPSALQLRYLQTLNTIAAEKNSTIIFPLPLEMMQGFIKR, from the exons ATGGATACCGACAACGAAGAGGTAGCCATGAAAGATTCCAGGAGACGAGAACGTCGAGAACGTCAATCGG CGTTGGAGAATTCCGACTCTGACATTGGCTTGTGTGGCTGGCTGCTGGTGTCGCTCTCCATTCTCCTCATGCTGGTCACCCTGCCCCTCTCCGTATGGATGTGCATTAAG ATTGTGAAAGAGTACGAGCGAGCTATTATCTTTCGTCTGGGGCGCATTTTGCGAGGAGGAGCCAAAGGTCCAG GGCTGTTCTTCATCTTGCCGTGCACTGACAGCTTCATCAATGTGGACATGCGCACCATCACCTTCGACATCCCCCCCCAGGAG GTTTTGACCAAAGACTCGGTGACGGTGAGCGTCGACGGCGTGGTGTACTACCGGGTCCAGAATGCCACTCTGGCCGTGGCTAACATCACTAACGCGGACGCCGCTACCCGGCTGTTGGCCCAGACCACCCTGAGGAACGTCCTGGGCACCAAGAACCTGGCAGAGATCCTGTCTGACCGGGAGGAGATCGCACACAGCATGCAG TCCACTCTGGACGATGCCACAGACGACTGGGGCATCAAGGTGGAGCGGGTGGAGATCAAAGACGTCAAGCTGCCCCTTCAGCTCCAGAGAGCCATGGCTGCGGAGGCCGAGGCCAGCCGCGAGGCCAGAGCCAAG GTGATCGCAGCGGAGGGGGAGATGAACGCGTCACGGGCGCTGAAGGAGGCCTCCCTGGTGATAGCGGAGTCTCCGTCAGCCCTGCAGCTGCGCTACCTCCAGACCCTCAACACCATTGCCGCCGAGAAGAACTCCACCATCATTTTCCCGCTGCCGCTGGAGATGATGCAGGGCTTCATCAAACGCTGA
- the stom gene encoding erythrocyte band 7 integral membrane protein isoform X1 produces MDTDNEEVAMKDSRRRERRERQSGPMNLHDLEALENSDSDIGLCGWLLVSLSILLMLVTLPLSVWMCIKIVKEYERAIIFRLGRILRGGAKGPGLFFILPCTDSFINVDMRTITFDIPPQEVLTKDSVTVSVDGVVYYRVQNATLAVANITNADAATRLLAQTTLRNVLGTKNLAEILSDREEIAHSMQSTLDDATDDWGIKVERVEIKDVKLPLQLQRAMAAEAEASREARAKVIAAEGEMNASRALKEASLVIAESPSALQLRYLQTLNTIAAEKNSTIIFPLPLEMMQGFIKR; encoded by the exons ATGGATACCGACAACGAAGAGGTAGCCATGAAAGATTCCAGGAGACGAGAACGTCGAGAACGTCAATCGG GTCCAATGAATTTACATGATCTTGAAG CGTTGGAGAATTCCGACTCTGACATTGGCTTGTGTGGCTGGCTGCTGGTGTCGCTCTCCATTCTCCTCATGCTGGTCACCCTGCCCCTCTCCGTATGGATGTGCATTAAG ATTGTGAAAGAGTACGAGCGAGCTATTATCTTTCGTCTGGGGCGCATTTTGCGAGGAGGAGCCAAAGGTCCAG GGCTGTTCTTCATCTTGCCGTGCACTGACAGCTTCATCAATGTGGACATGCGCACCATCACCTTCGACATCCCCCCCCAGGAG GTTTTGACCAAAGACTCGGTGACGGTGAGCGTCGACGGCGTGGTGTACTACCGGGTCCAGAATGCCACTCTGGCCGTGGCTAACATCACTAACGCGGACGCCGCTACCCGGCTGTTGGCCCAGACCACCCTGAGGAACGTCCTGGGCACCAAGAACCTGGCAGAGATCCTGTCTGACCGGGAGGAGATCGCACACAGCATGCAG TCCACTCTGGACGATGCCACAGACGACTGGGGCATCAAGGTGGAGCGGGTGGAGATCAAAGACGTCAAGCTGCCCCTTCAGCTCCAGAGAGCCATGGCTGCGGAGGCCGAGGCCAGCCGCGAGGCCAGAGCCAAG GTGATCGCAGCGGAGGGGGAGATGAACGCGTCACGGGCGCTGAAGGAGGCCTCCCTGGTGATAGCGGAGTCTCCGTCAGCCCTGCAGCTGCGCTACCTCCAGACCCTCAACACCATTGCCGCCGAGAAGAACTCCACCATCATTTTCCCGCTGCCGCTGGAGATGATGCAGGGCTTCATCAAACGCTGA
- the gsna gene encoding gelsolin a isoform X1 codes for MAVQHPQFELAGQKQGLQVWRVENFDLVPVPENLYGGFYTGDAYLILNTIKQRSGNLQFDLHFWLGDFCTQDERGSAAIFTVQMDDFLGGKPIQYREVQGYESKTFIGYFKSGIKYMKGGVASGFKHVVTNEVVMLRLLQVKGRRSVRATEVAVSWDSFNQGDCFILDLGAEIYQWCGSQSNRFEKLKATQVAKGIRDNERNGRAQVYVCDEGMEREKMVEVLGPKPDLPAGASDDIIADASNRKMAKLYKVSNASGGMTIALVAAENPFAQSALESGDCFILDHGSDGKIFVWKGKDANMDERKEAMKAADEFIKKMGYPKHTQVQILPEMGETPLFKQFFKNWRDKEQTVGLGVAYIANSIAKIEKVPFDASGLHDSSAMAAQHGMVDDGSGEKQIWRIEASDKVEVDPSSFGQFYGGDSYIILYNYSHGGRQGHIIYMWQGADSSPDEMGASAILGSQLDDELGGGPVQVVGAPITTQVRVVQGKEPAHLMSLFGGQPMVVYKGGTSREGGQSAPAETRLFQVRSNSTGHTRAVELDAASSNLNSNDAFILVTPGGSFLWVGEGASDPEKQGAQQLCGILGVSASELPEGGETDDFWEALGGKTEYRTSTRLKDKMDAHPPRLFACSNKTGNFIIEEVPGEMTQEDLATDDVMILDSWDQVFVWIGNEAQEEEKTEAMASAARYIETDPANRDRRTPIVKIKQGFEPPTFTGWFLGWDHEYWTSDPLERAMAELAL; via the exons ATGGCAGTGCAACACCCACAGTTTGAGCTGGCCGGACAGAAGCAGGGCCTCCAGGTGTGGAGGGTGGAGAACTTCGACCTGGTGCCGGTCCCCGAAAACCTGTACGGGGGATTTTACACTGGAGACGCTTACCTCATCCTCAACACCATCAAACAGCGCTCCGGGAACCTGCAGTTTGACCTGCACTTCTGGTTGG GTGATTTCTGCACCCAGGATGAGCGCGGCTCGGCGGCCATCTTTACGGTCCAAATGGATGACTTCCTGGGGGGGAAACCCATCCAGTACCGCGAGGTCCAGGGATACGAGTCCAAGACCTTTATTGGTTACTTCAAGTCAGGAATCAAATACATG aaagggggcgtggcctccgGGTTCAAGCATGTGGTCACCAACGAGGTGGTCATGCTGCGGCTGctccaggtcaaaggtcggcgTTCTGTCCGGGCAACGGAGGTGGCGGTCAGCTGGGACAGCTTCAACCAGGGCGACTGCTTCATCCTGGACCTGGGTGCT GAGATTTACCAGTGGTGCGGCTCCCAGAGCAACCGCTTCGAGAAGCTCAAGGCTACTCAGGTCGCCAAGGGTATCCGTGACAACGAGCGCAACGGGAGGGCCCAGGTCTATGTCTGCGACGAGggcatggagagagagaagatggtGGAG GTTTTAGGCCCAAAGCCCGATCTGCCCGCAGGAGcgtctgatgacatcatcgccGATGCTTCAAACAGGAAGATGGCCAAGCTGTACAAG GTGTCCAATGCCAGCGGGGGCATGACCATCGCGCTGGTGGCAGCGGAGAACCCGTTCGCTCAGAGCGCCCTGGAGTCCGGCGACTGCTTCATTCTGGACCACGGATCCGATGGAAAGATCTTCGTCTGGAAAG GCAAAGACGCCAACATGGACGAGCGAAAGGAGGCGATGAAAGCAGCCGACGAGTTCATCAAGAAGATGGGCTACCCCAAACACACGCAGGTGCAGATCCTGCCGGAGATGGGCGAGACGCCGCTCTTCAAGCAGTTCTTCAAAAACTGGCGGGACAAAGAGCAGACGGTGGGCCTGGGCGTGGCCTACATCGCCAACAGCATCGCCAAGATCGAGAAGGTGCCCTTCGACGCGTCCGGCCTGCACGACTCCTCCGCCATGGCCGCCCAGCACGGCATGGTGGACGACGGCAGCGGGGAGAAGCAG ATCTGGCGTATCGAGGCGTCCGACAAGGTGGAGGTGGATCCGTCCTCGTTCGGGCAGTTCTACGGGGGAGACAGCTACATCATCCTTTACAACTACAGTCACGGAGGACGCCAGGGACACATTATCTACATGTG GCAGGGGGCGGACTCCAGCCCCGATGAAATGGGGGCCTCTGCGATCCTGGGCTCCCAGCTGGACGACGAGCTGGGCGGCGGCCCTGTGCAG GTTGTGGGTGCTCCTATAACCACTCAG GTGAGGGTGGTGCAGGGCAAGGAGCCGGCCCACCTGATGAGCCTGTTCGGAGGACAGCCCATGGTGGTGTACAAGGGGGGGACGTCCAGAGAAGGAGGTCAGTCGGCTCCCGCGGAGACGCGACTCTTCCAGGTGCGCTCCAACTCTACAGGACACACCAGAGCTGTGGAG CTCGACGCAGCGTCATCCAACCTGAACTCCAACGACGCTTTTATTCTGGTGACCCCCGGCGGCTCCTTCCTGTGGGTGGGCGAGGGTGCCAGCGACCCCGAGAAGCAGGGAGCGCAGCAGCTGTGTGGCATCCTGGGAGTGTCGGCCTCCGAGCTGCCGGAGGGAGGAGAGACTG ATGATTTCTGGGAGGCTCTTGGAGGAAAGACCGAATATCGCACTTCTACTAGACTCAAGGACAAGATGGACGCTCACCCACCACGACTCTTTGCTTGCTCCAACAAGACCGGCAACTTCATC atTGAGGAGGTACCCGGGGAGATGACCCAGGAAGACCTCGCCACTGACGATGTCATGATCCTGGACTCCTGGGACCAG GTGTTCGTCTGGATCGGAAACGAAGcccaagaggaggagaagactgaGGCGATGGCGTCTG CGGCCCGTTACATCGAGACAGACCCGGCCAACAGGGACCGCAGGACGCCCATCGTCAAGATCAAGCAGGGCTTTGAGCCCCCGACCTTCACCGGCTGGTTCCTGGGCTGGGACCACGAGTACTGGACCAGCGATCCGCTGGAACGCGCCATGGCTGAACTGGCCCTGTGA
- the gsna gene encoding gelsolin a isoform X2 → MAVQHPQFELAGQKQGLQVWRVENFDLVPVPENLYGGFYTGDAYLILNTIKQRSGNLQFDLHFWLGDFCTQDERGSAAIFTVQMDDFLGGKPIQYREVQGYESKTFIGYFKSGIKYMKGGVASGFKHVVTNEVVMLRLLQVKGRRSVRATEVAVSWDSFNQGDCFILDLGAEIYQWCGSQSNRFEKLKATQVAKGIRDNERNGRAQVYVCDEGMEREKMVEVLGPKPDLPAGASDDIIADASNRKMAKLYKVSNASGGMTIALVAAENPFAQSALESGDCFILDHGSDGKIFVWKGKDANMDERKEAMKAADEFIKKMGYPKHTQVQILPEMGETPLFKQFFKNWRDKEQTVGLGVAYIANSIAKIEKVPFDASGLHDSSAMAAQHGMVDDGSGEKQIWRIEASDKVEVDPSSFGQFYGGDSYIILYNYSHGGRQGHIIYMWQGADSSPDEMGASAILGSQLDDELGGGPVQVRVVQGKEPAHLMSLFGGQPMVVYKGGTSREGGQSAPAETRLFQVRSNSTGHTRAVELDAASSNLNSNDAFILVTPGGSFLWVGEGASDPEKQGAQQLCGILGVSASELPEGGETDDFWEALGGKTEYRTSTRLKDKMDAHPPRLFACSNKTGNFIIEEVPGEMTQEDLATDDVMILDSWDQVFVWIGNEAQEEEKTEAMASAARYIETDPANRDRRTPIVKIKQGFEPPTFTGWFLGWDHEYWTSDPLERAMAELAL, encoded by the exons ATGGCAGTGCAACACCCACAGTTTGAGCTGGCCGGACAGAAGCAGGGCCTCCAGGTGTGGAGGGTGGAGAACTTCGACCTGGTGCCGGTCCCCGAAAACCTGTACGGGGGATTTTACACTGGAGACGCTTACCTCATCCTCAACACCATCAAACAGCGCTCCGGGAACCTGCAGTTTGACCTGCACTTCTGGTTGG GTGATTTCTGCACCCAGGATGAGCGCGGCTCGGCGGCCATCTTTACGGTCCAAATGGATGACTTCCTGGGGGGGAAACCCATCCAGTACCGCGAGGTCCAGGGATACGAGTCCAAGACCTTTATTGGTTACTTCAAGTCAGGAATCAAATACATG aaagggggcgtggcctccgGGTTCAAGCATGTGGTCACCAACGAGGTGGTCATGCTGCGGCTGctccaggtcaaaggtcggcgTTCTGTCCGGGCAACGGAGGTGGCGGTCAGCTGGGACAGCTTCAACCAGGGCGACTGCTTCATCCTGGACCTGGGTGCT GAGATTTACCAGTGGTGCGGCTCCCAGAGCAACCGCTTCGAGAAGCTCAAGGCTACTCAGGTCGCCAAGGGTATCCGTGACAACGAGCGCAACGGGAGGGCCCAGGTCTATGTCTGCGACGAGggcatggagagagagaagatggtGGAG GTTTTAGGCCCAAAGCCCGATCTGCCCGCAGGAGcgtctgatgacatcatcgccGATGCTTCAAACAGGAAGATGGCCAAGCTGTACAAG GTGTCCAATGCCAGCGGGGGCATGACCATCGCGCTGGTGGCAGCGGAGAACCCGTTCGCTCAGAGCGCCCTGGAGTCCGGCGACTGCTTCATTCTGGACCACGGATCCGATGGAAAGATCTTCGTCTGGAAAG GCAAAGACGCCAACATGGACGAGCGAAAGGAGGCGATGAAAGCAGCCGACGAGTTCATCAAGAAGATGGGCTACCCCAAACACACGCAGGTGCAGATCCTGCCGGAGATGGGCGAGACGCCGCTCTTCAAGCAGTTCTTCAAAAACTGGCGGGACAAAGAGCAGACGGTGGGCCTGGGCGTGGCCTACATCGCCAACAGCATCGCCAAGATCGAGAAGGTGCCCTTCGACGCGTCCGGCCTGCACGACTCCTCCGCCATGGCCGCCCAGCACGGCATGGTGGACGACGGCAGCGGGGAGAAGCAG ATCTGGCGTATCGAGGCGTCCGACAAGGTGGAGGTGGATCCGTCCTCGTTCGGGCAGTTCTACGGGGGAGACAGCTACATCATCCTTTACAACTACAGTCACGGAGGACGCCAGGGACACATTATCTACATGTG GCAGGGGGCGGACTCCAGCCCCGATGAAATGGGGGCCTCTGCGATCCTGGGCTCCCAGCTGGACGACGAGCTGGGCGGCGGCCCTGTGCAG GTGAGGGTGGTGCAGGGCAAGGAGCCGGCCCACCTGATGAGCCTGTTCGGAGGACAGCCCATGGTGGTGTACAAGGGGGGGACGTCCAGAGAAGGAGGTCAGTCGGCTCCCGCGGAGACGCGACTCTTCCAGGTGCGCTCCAACTCTACAGGACACACCAGAGCTGTGGAG CTCGACGCAGCGTCATCCAACCTGAACTCCAACGACGCTTTTATTCTGGTGACCCCCGGCGGCTCCTTCCTGTGGGTGGGCGAGGGTGCCAGCGACCCCGAGAAGCAGGGAGCGCAGCAGCTGTGTGGCATCCTGGGAGTGTCGGCCTCCGAGCTGCCGGAGGGAGGAGAGACTG ATGATTTCTGGGAGGCTCTTGGAGGAAAGACCGAATATCGCACTTCTACTAGACTCAAGGACAAGATGGACGCTCACCCACCACGACTCTTTGCTTGCTCCAACAAGACCGGCAACTTCATC atTGAGGAGGTACCCGGGGAGATGACCCAGGAAGACCTCGCCACTGACGATGTCATGATCCTGGACTCCTGGGACCAG GTGTTCGTCTGGATCGGAAACGAAGcccaagaggaggagaagactgaGGCGATGGCGTCTG CGGCCCGTTACATCGAGACAGACCCGGCCAACAGGGACCGCAGGACGCCCATCGTCAAGATCAAGCAGGGCTTTGAGCCCCCGACCTTCACCGGCTGGTTCCTGGGCTGGGACCACGAGTACTGGACCAGCGATCCGCTGGAACGCGCCATGGCTGAACTGGCCCTGTGA